GTTTACTTCACCAGTTCGATGAGAGCGGTCTCCGCTGCATCGCCACGGCGGATGCCGGTGCGGATGATGCGGGTATAGCCACCGTTGCGCTCAGCATACTCAGGAGCGATCTCCTTGAACAGCTTGTGGGCAACATCCTCTCTGGTAATGAAGCTCAAAGCCTGACGATACGCTGCCAGATCACCCTTCTTGCCCAAGGTGATCATTTTCTCAGCCATGGGCTGGATCTCCTTGGCACGGGTGATGGTGGTCTCCATCCGACCGTTATCCAGGAAATCGGTGACCTGCTGACGGAGCATCGCCATACGCTGATCGGTAGTCTTACCGAGCTTACGAGTTCCGGGCATTTCTGTTTCCTCCTTGTAAGGATATTCGCACAGAGTGCGAGTTAGTTGTTCTCTTCGTCGGCCAGGGACAGACCCATCATGGCCAGCTTGTTGATGACTTCCTCCAGCGACTTGCGTCCCAGATTACGCACCTTCATCATCTCGTCCTCCGTCTTGGAGATCAGATCCTCCACGGTGTTGATGTTGGCACGCTTCAGGCAGTTAAAGCTGCGGACGGACAAATCCAGCTCCTCAATGGTCATCTCCAGCATCTTGTCCTTATCGTCCGGAGCCTTCTCCACCACCGTGGACTTATCGCCCATGGTGTCGGACAGGTCGGTGAACAGTGCGAAGTGATCGCAGAGGATCTTGGCGCCCAGAGACACGGCATCACGGGCGGTGATAGTGGAATCCGTCCAGACCTCCAGCGTCAGCTTGTCGAAGTCGCTGAGGTTGCCGACACGGGTGTTCTCCACCGTGTAGTTGACCTTGTACACGGGGGTGTAGATGGAGTCGATGGGGATCACACCGATCACGCCAGCCCGCAGAGCCTTGTTGCGGTCAGCGGAGACGTAGCCACGGCCGTGGCTCAGGGTGATCTCCATGCTCAGGGTGGCGCCCACATCCAGCGTTGCAATGTGCAGCTCCGGATTCAGCACCTCCACCTCGCCATCGGGCTTGATGTCGCCGGCCGTCACCTCGCAGGGGCCAGCCGCCTCGATAAAGACGGTCTTGGTGCCCTCGCAATGCAGCTTGGTCAGCAGGTTCTTGACGTTCAGAACGATCTCCGTCACGTCCTCTTTCACACCGGGAATGGTGGAAAACTCATGCTGCACACCGGCGATCTTGATGCTGGTCGCCGCCGTGCCAGGCAGGGAGGAGAGCAGGATGCGCCGCAGCGCATTGCCCAGAGTCGTTCCATAGCCACGCTCCAGGGGTTCGATCACATATTTTCCATAGGAAGCATCGCCGGGCGTTTCAACACACTCGATCTGGGGCTTCTCAATTTCGATCATGCAGTACCCTCCTTCATTCTCTATGCGGCGCAGACGAGTCTGCACCTGATTTGGTTCATGCGTTTGGTGAGGGTCTCGACCCTATTACTTGGAGTACAGCTCGACGATGAGATGCTCCTCGATGGGCATATCAATGTCCTCACGGGCGGGCATACGAGACACGGTACCCTTCAGGGCGTTCTTGTCACGCTCCAGCCAAGTGGGAACGGTCACCAGCGGGGCATCCTCGGCGGTCAGGCGCTTGAAGGCGGCGGAAGAGCGGCTGCTCTCCTTGACCTCAATGACATCGCCCACACGCACCAGGTAGGAGGGGATGTTCACCTTCTGACCGTTTACGGTGAAGTGAGCGTGGCTCACCAGCTGACGGGCCTCACGGCGGGTCGTGGCGAAGCCCAGACGATACACCACATTGTCCAGACGGCGCTCCACCAGGGTCAGCAGGTTCTCGCCGGTCTTGCCGGGCATACGGGAAGCCTTCTCATAGTACATATGGAACTGCTTCTCCAGAATACCGTAGACGAACTTGACCTTCTGCTTCTCGTTGAGCTGGATGGCGTACTCGCTCTTCTTCTTTCTCATCTGGCCGCCGGGGTTGCGCTTGGTCTCCTTCTTGGAGTAACCCATGACGGTAGGAGAAATGCCCAGCGCCTTGCAGCGCTTAGCGATAGGCTGCATATTCTTAGCCATATTCTACTTATCCTCCTTGTTCCGATTACACACGACGACGCTTGGGGGGGCGGCATCCGTTGTGGGGGATGGGGGTGACGTCCTTGATCATCGTCACCTCCAGGCCCACGGCCTGCAGCGCACGGATGGCAGCCTCACGGCCCTGGCCGGGGCCCTTGACAAAGACCTCCACGGTCTTCAGGCCATGCTCCATAGCGGCCTTGGCAGCCGTCTCAGCGGCACTCTGGGCAGCGAAGGGGGTAGACTTCTTGCTGCCACGGAAGCCCAGACCACCGGAGGAGGCCCAGGACAGAGCGTTGCCCTGTGCGTCGGTGACGGTGACCATGGTGTTGTTGAAGGAAGAGCGGATATGGACCTGGCCCTTCTCGACGTTCTTCTTTTCACGACGGCGGCGAATAACCTTCTTACCGGTCTTAGCGTTAGCCATATTCTATCTTCCCTCCTTACTTCTTCTTGTTGGCAATGGTCTTCTTGGGACCCTTGCGGGTGCGGGCGTTGGTCTTGCTGCGCTGACCACGAACGGGCAGCCCACGGCGATGACGGGTACCACGGTAGCAGCCGATCTCCGTCAGACGCTTGATGTCCAGAGCCACCTGACGGCGCAGGTCGCCTTCCACGGTATAGCTCTGGTCAATGGCCTCACGAAGCTTGGCTTCCTCGGCCTCGGTCAGATCCTTCACCCGGGTGTCGGGGTTGATGCCTGTCTGCGCCAGGATGTCCTGAGCGCTCTTTCTGCCAATACCATAGATATAGGTCAAACCGATCTCGATTCGCTTATCCTTGGGCAGGTCAATACCGGCAATACGTGCCATACTCTTAAAGCACCTCCACTTTCTACTTAGCCCTGTCTCTGCTTATGCTTCGGATTTTCGCAGATCACCATTACACGGCCCTTTCTGCGAATGATCTTGCACTTCTCGCACATGGGCTTCACGGACGGTCTTACTTTCATTGTTCATAAACCTCCTACTTACTACGCCAGGTAATCCGGCCACGGGTCAGGTCGTAGGGTGACATTTCCACTGTCACCTTGTCGCCGGGCAGAATCCTGATGAAATTCATTCTGAGCTTTCCGGAAATATGCGCCAAAATCGTGTGTCCATTTCCAATGTCTACCTGGAATGTGGTGTTAGGCAGTGATTCGACTACCACACCCTCCACTTCGATCATATCGGATTTTGCCAAGTCGTTATCCCTCCTGGTCTTGATTACCGCCGCTGAATGCGGCTAAGGCTTTACGAAGCTCACTATTGGTGATTTTTTCGCCGCTTCTGATCTTCTCGGCCACCGGGCTGTGGCTCTCCCCGTAAAGCTCCGTATGCTTCCGTCGCTTTCGCTTGGGGTCCTCCACCCGGCGCCGTTTTCCGTCAGCCAGCAGGAGGAAGTCTCCCTCCGTCGCAAGCACGAAGAAGAGATCTCCCTTGTCTCTGCCGGCCGTGGATCTTACGATGTTGGATATGGCAATGTCCATAGACTTTATACCAGAGACTCGCTGGCGTCCGTCAGAAGCTCCGGGTCGCCGGCGGTGATCAGGATGGTATTCTCGTAGTGGGCCGCCTTCTTGCCGTCCGCAGTTTTTACCGTCCAGCCGTCCGGCATCTGCCGGATGGCTGCGGAGCCTGCGTTGACCATAGGCTCCACGGCGATGGTCATGCCCCGCAGCAGGCGGGGGCCATGTCCGGGCTTGCCAAAGTTGGGTACCTCCGGCGGCTCGTGCATATGGTGACCGATGCCGTGACCCACATACTCCCGCACGATGGAATAGCCATGCGACTCGGCATACTGCTGCACAGCGGCAGAGATGTCGGACAGGCGATAGCCCTCCCTGGCGTATTTCAGCCCCTGGAAGAAGCTCTCCTGTGTCACACGGATCAGGTCCATGTCCTCGTCGGACACCTTCCCGCAGGGGTAAGTGCCGGCGCAGTCGCCATGGACGCCGCCGATGTAGGCGCCCACGTCCACGCTGACGACATCGCCCTCCTGCAATACCCGTGGACCGGGAATGCCGTGGATGATCTCGTCGTTGACGGAGACGCATACGCTGGCGGGATAGCCATTGTAGTGCAGGAACGAGGGGGTCGCTCCATGGGAGCGGATAAAGTCAAACACTGCCTTATCGATTTGGTGGGTTGTTACGCCGGGTTTTACCATTTCCCGTGCCAGAGCACGGGCAGCCGCGGTAATTTTTCCCGCCCGGCGCATCAGTTCGATCTCGTGTGCGGATTTCAGAGTGATCATGCGTCAACTCCCAGCGCACGCAGGATCGCCTGCGTGGTCCCGTCCACAGTGGACTGGTCCTCCACAGTTTTCAGAATCCCACGGGCCTCGTAAAAGCCCTTCAGAGGTTCTGTCTCTCTATGATAAACCTCCAGCCGGTCACGGACCGTCTCGGGGTCATCATCCTTGCGCTGCACGAGCTTGCCGCCGCACACATCGCACACGCCCTCCGTTTTCGGGGGGATGTTCACGATGTGGTAGCTGGCGCCGCAGTGCTCGCACACACGCCGGCCGCCCATCCGAGCAACGATCTTCTCGTCAGGGATCTCGATGGCCACCACTGCATCGAAGCTGATACCGGCCTGCTCCATGGCCTCCGCCTGGGCGATGGTGCGGGGCACCCCGTCCAGAATGTAGCCGTTGGCGCAGTCGGGCTCCTGCAGGCGGTCGTTGATGATGCCGATGATGACCTCATCCGGCACCAGCTTGCCTGCGTCCATATACTCCTTGGCCTTCAAACCTGTGGGCGTGCCGTTTTTCACGGCGGCACGCAGAATGTTGCCTGTGGAGATCGTGGGGATCTCCAGCTTCTTCTTCAGAATCTCTGCCTGAGTACCCTTACCGGCACCCGGAGCGCCCAAAAGGATCAGTTTCATGTTGCACCTCAATTATTCCAGGAAGCCCTTATACTGACGCATCAGCATCTGGGACTCCAGCGCCTGTACGGTCTCCAGCGCAACGCCCACCACGATGATGACGGACGTACCGCCGATGGACAGGGAGGAGTTCCCCACGATCTTGCCGATCAGCAGGGGCAGGATCGCCACGACGCCCAGATAGATAGCGCCGAACAGGGTGACCTTGTTCAGGACCTTCTTAATGAAGTCGGTGGTCGGCTTGCCGGGACGGAAGCCGGGAATGAAGCCGCCATTCTTCTTCAGGTTGTTGGAGATCTCCACGGGGTTGAACTGAATGGTGGCATAGAAATAGCTGAAAGCAATGATCATCAGGAAGTAGAAGATCATGTACAGCACGGACTTGGTGTCAATAGCGTTCAGGAAGCCATACCAGAAGGTACCCTCCGCCGGCTGCTTGCAGAAAGCGGCGATGGTAGAGGGGATCATGGCGATGGACTGAGCGAAGATGATGGGCAGAACGCCGGACATATTCACCTTCATGGGGAGGGTGGATGCCTGACCGCCGTACATCTTGCGGCCCACCTGACGTTTGGCATACTGCACCGGGATACGGCGCTCAGCGCCGTTGACCCAAGTGATCAGGACGATCAGAGCCAGGATGCCCAGCACCACCAGCACCGCTGCCCACCAGGCCAGCGTACCGGCCCGCAGTCCGCTGATCATGGAGGAGACCATGCTGGGGACACGGGACAGGATGCCGGCAAACAGGATGATGGAGATACCGTTGCCGATACCGAACTCTGTGATCTGCTCGCCCATCCACATGACGAAGGAAGAACCGGCGATGAAGGAGGCGATAATGACCAGAGCCACCCAGAAGGATTTCTCGGTCAGGATGCCGTAGTTCTTCATCAGCATATAGTAGCCCCAGCCCTGCAGGATGGCGATGGCCACCGTAGCGTAACGGGTGATGGACTGGATCTTCTTCTTGCCCTCCTCGCCGCCGTCACGAGCCAGCCGCTCCAGAGCGGGAATGGCGATGGTCAGCAGCTGGATGATGATGGAGCTGTTGATGTAGGGCTGCACGCCCAGTGCAAAGACGGTGGCCTGAGCGAAGGCGCCGCCGGACATGACATTGTACAGGCCCAGAACGGTGGTGCTCATGCCCTCCAGATAGCTGCTCAGCAGATCCGTGTTCACATAGGGAACGGGGATGGCATTGCCGATGCGGAAGATCAGCAGGATCAGTGCGGTGAAAATGATCTTTTTGCGAAGCTCAGGAATACCCCACGCCTTTTTGATCGTCTGAATCACTTAGATCACCTCTGCCTTTCCTCCGGCTGCTTCGATCGCTTCCTTAGCAGCCTGAGAGAAAGCAGCGGCCTGTACGGTCACCTTCTTGGTAACTTTGCCGTTACCCAGAACCTTGTAGCCGTATTCACACTTGCTCAAAATTCCCTTGGCAAGCAGGGCCTCTGCGGTGACGATATCGCCATCCTCGAACTTGTCGAGGCTGGTCAGGTTGATGATTTCCAGGGGCTTTGCAAAAATGTTGTTGAAGCCACGCTTGGGGATGCGGCGGGCCAGAGGCATCTGGCCGCCCTCAAAGCCAATGCGGGTGCCGCCGCCGGAGCGGGCCTTCTGGCCCTTGTGACCACGGCCGGCAGTCTTGCCGTTGCCGGAGCCGCTGCCCCGACCCTTGCGGTAAGCTTCCTTGGTGGAGCCGGCTGCGGGAGACAGTTCATTCAGTTTCATGCTCTCGCACCTCCTTATTCTACTTCGGTGACCTGCAGCAGATAGCCGATCTTGGCGATCTTGCCCTTGGTCTGGGCGTTGTCGGGCTGAACGGTGGTGTCACCGATCTTCCGCAGGCCCATGGAGTTGGCAGTGGCAATGTGCTTTTCCAGTCTGCCGTTAAGGCTCTTGACGAGCTTGATGTTCAGATTAGCCATTGTTCACGCCTCCTTAGCCCACGATCTCGTCCACGCTCTTGCCACGGGTGCGGGCGACCTCTTCCGGGGTACGCAGAGCCTTCAGGCCCTCAAAGGTGGCGGCTACCACATTGACTGCGGTATTGGAGCGCAGGCACTTCGTACGGATATCCTTGATACCGGCAGCTTCCATGATGATACGCACGGGGCCGCCGGCGATCACGCCGGTACCGGGGGCAGCGGGCTTCATCAGCACACGGCCTGCACCGGCCTCACCGATGATCTCGCGGGGGATGGTGCTGCCGGACAGGGACACGGTGATCATGTTCTTCTTGGCATCCTCGATGCCCTTGCGGATGGCCTCAGGGACCTCGGCGGCCTTACCAAGGCCGAAACCGACCTTGCCCTTGCCGTCGCCCACCACCATCAGAGCGGAGAACTTCATGACACGACCGCCCTTGACCGTCTTGGATACACGGTTGGTAGCAACTACTTTTTCGATATACTCGCTGGGTTCTCTTTCAAATCTTGCCATTGTCAGTTATCCTCCTCTCTTAGAATTCCAGGCCGCCCTCACGGGCGCCTTCGGCCAGCTCGGCCACACGGCCGTGATACAGGTAACCGCCACGGTCGAACACGACGGTGTCGATGCCCTTGGCCTTGCAGCGCTCGGCCACCAGCTTGCCCACGGCACGGGCGGCGGTCTTGTTGCCGCCGTTGCCCTCGATCTCCTTATCCAGGGAGGAGGCGGAGACTAGGGTGTTGCCGGCCACGTCGTCGATGACCTGAGCGTAGATGTTCTTCTCGCTGCGGAACACGTTCAGACGGGGACGCTCGGTAGTGCCGAACACCTTGGCACGGACTCTCTTATGACGCTTCAGACGCTGAGCGTTGGTATTGGGTCTTTTAATCATTACGGCACACCTCCTTACTTCTTGGCGCCGGTCTTACCGACCTTGCGGCGGATGACTTCATCGACATACTTGATGCCCTTGCCCTTATAAGGCTCGGGAGGACGCTTTTCACGGACTTCCGCCGCAAACTGGCCCACCTTCTGCTTATCGGGACCGGAGATGACGATCTTGTTCTGAGCGGGGACATCAATGGTGATGCCGTCGATCTCAGGAACGATGACCTGATGAGAGTAGCCCAGGTTCATGACCAGGTTCTTGCCCTCCTTGGCGGCACGGTAACCGATACCGTTGACCTCCAACTCCTTCTTGAAGCCTTCGCTGACGCCGACGACCATGTTGTGCAGCAGCGCACGGGTCATGCCGTGCAGAGCGCAGTGCAGCTTGTCGTCGGAGGGGCGCTTGACATGGATGACGTTGCCCTCCTGCTCCAGGATCATCTCCGGACGCAGAGCCTGCGTCAGAGTACCCTTGGGGCCCTTGACGGTGACAACGTTGTTCTCCGCAATGGTGACTTCCACACCAGCGGGGACGGTAATGGGCATTCTGCCAATTCTCGACATTGTTCAATACCCTCCTTACCAAACAAACGCAAGGACTTCACCGCCGACGTGTGCTGCACGAGCAGCCTTGTCGGTCATGACGCCCTTAGAGGTGGATACGATCGCAATACCAAGACCACGCAGCACACGGGGCAGCTCATCGGCACCCACGTACACACGCAGACCGGGCTTGGACACACGGCGCAGACCGGAGATGACCTTCTCCTTGCCGGCGTTGTACTTCAGGGTGATGTGAATGGTCCCCTGGGTACCGTCGTCCACGACCTGATAGGCCTTGATGTAGCCCTCATCCAGCAGGATCTGAGCGATGCTCTTCTTCATGTTGGAGGCAGGGACGTCAACGGTCTCATGCTTGGCATTGTTGGCGTTGCGGATACGGGTCAGCATATCGGCAACAGGATCAGTGATGTGCATACTTGTTTCCTCCTAATTTAGAGTTACAGGGAAAGCCCTGTTGAGGTAGCGAGGTATCACTGATAATTTAGGCATCGTCCGATGACCAGCGATGTTTAATTACCAGTGACCTTTCGCCATCCTTTATCGCCGGAGCGCACAGCGCTCTTAGGCACTTGCTTTGCAGGGAGATAACTCCTCCCACACGGTTCCCGTCCTACCGGCAGCGCCGCCGCACCTGTGCGGCCCGCCCACCGGCAGTATATAACGGAATGGACTCTTTCGTCATACGAGGCAGCAGGGTACCGCTGTGCTTTGCGCACAGCAAGCCATGCCAGCTCCGCATGAGATAGATCCAGGATTTTTTCGCCAGACGAGGCGGCGAGGCGGCGGCGTACTTTGTGTACGTCGAGCCGCACCAACGAAGTATGGCGGAAAAAGATTACCAGGAAGCCTTGCGGACACCGGGGATCTCGCCCTTATAAGCCAGCGTGCGGAAGCAGATACGGCAAACGCCGTAGTCACGCAGATAGGCGTGAGGGCGGCCGCACAGCTTGCAGCGGTTGTACTTACGGGTGGAGAACTTAGCGGGAGCCTGCTGCTTCAGGATCATAGACTTCTTTGCCATGGTGTTTCTCCTCCTAATCAGCGTTCAAAGGGAGCGCCGACCAGGGTCAGCAGCTCACGGGCTTCTTCATCGGTCTGAGCGGTGGTGCAGATGACGATGTCCATACCACGGATCTTGTCGATCTTATCGTACTCGATCTCAGGGAAGATCAGCTGCTCCTTGACGCCCAGGGCATAGTTGCCACGGCCGTCGAAGGCGTTGGCGCTGATACCACGGAAGTCACGCACACGGGGCAGAGCCACGTTGAACAGACGATCCAGGAACTCCCACATCTTGTCGCCGCGCAGCGTGACCTTGGCGCCCACGGGCATACCCTCACGCAGCTTGAAGTTTGCAACGGACTTCTTGGCGATGGTGATGATGGCCTTCTGGCCGGTGATGGCGGACAGATCCTTCACCACGGCGTCCAGGACCTTGGGGTTCTCACGAGCCTCGCCGCAGCCCACATTGACAACGATCTTCTCGATCTTGGGGATCTGCATGGTGCTCTTGTAACCGAACTTCTTGAAGAGAGCGGGAGCCACTTCTTCAGTATACTTGACTTTCAGACGTGCCATTTCTTACTCTCTCCTTTCTCACAGCTCAGCGCCGCACTTCTTGCAGGTGCGGGCCTTCTTGCCGTCCTTGATGACGTAAGCCACACGGGTGCCCTTGCCGCACTTGGGGCAAACGACCTGCACCTTGCTGGCGTAGATAGCAGCCTCACGCTGGGTGATGCCGCCCTCCTCGCCCTGCTTGCGGGGCTTGATGTGGCAGGTGACCTTGTTGATGCCCTCCACCACGACCTTGGCTTCGCTGGGGATGGTGCCCAGCACCTTACCCTGCTTGCCCTTGTCCTTGCCGGACAGAACAACGACGGTGTCGTTCTTCTTGATTTTCAGACTATTCATTCTCTGGCCCCTCCATCAAATAACTTCGGGAGCGAGGGACAGGATCTTCATGTAATCCTTGTCACGCAGCTCACGAGCAACGGGCCCAAAGATACGGGTACCTCTGGGGTTTTTGTCGTCCTTGATGAGGACGGCGGCATTGTCGTCAAAGCGGACATAGGTGCCGTCGGCACGACGGACGCCCTTGGCGCTGCGGACGATAACGGCCTTGACCACCTCGCCCTTCTTCACCTGACCGCCGGGAGCAGACTTACGCACAGAGGCAACGATCACATCACCGATGTTGCCGTACTTGCGCTTGGAGCCGCCCAGGACGCGAATGCACTTGATCTCCTTGGCGCCGGTATTATCGGCAACCTTCAGATAGGACTCTTGCTGAATCATTCTCGGTTACCTCCTTACTTCGCCTTTTCAACGATCTCGACCACACGCCAACGCTTGTCCTTGGACAGGGGGCGGGTCTCCATCACCTTCACGATATCGCCTACGCCGCAGGTGTTCTCCTCATCGTGGGCCTTCAGCTTATAGGTGCGGCCGACGATCTTCTTATACAGAGGATGGGCAACACGGTCCTCGATGGCGACCACCACGGTCTTATCCATCTTGTCGGACACGACCTTACCCACACGGGTCTTGCGGGAGGAAATTCTCTTCTCTTCCATTTCAGTTCTCCTCCTTTTCACGGATCACGGTCTTGATGCGGGCAATATCACGCTTGGTTTCAGCGATCTTGAGAGGATTGTCCAGCTGATTGGTGGCGTGCTGCATACGCAGGAAGAACAGATCCTTCTTCAGGGAAGTCAGCTTCTCATTCAGCTGCTCCACGCTCATTGCACGTACTTCAGTTGCCTTCATCTCATTCACCTACTTCCTGAGCTTCCAGATCCTCACGCTTGACGATCTTGGTCTTGATGGGCAGCTTGTGGCTGGCCAGACGCAGAGCCTCACGTGCGACCTCTTCGG
The genomic region above belongs to Vescimonas coprocola and contains:
- the infA gene encoding translation initiation factor IF-1, which produces MAKSDMIEVEGVVVESLPNTTFQVDIGNGHTILAHISGKLRMNFIRILPGDKVTVEMSPYDLTRGRITWRSK
- the rplE gene encoding 50S ribosomal protein L5 encodes the protein MARLKVKYTEEVAPALFKKFGYKSTMQIPKIEKIVVNVGCGEARENPKVLDAVVKDLSAITGQKAIITIAKKSVANFKLREGMPVGAKVTLRGDKMWEFLDRLFNVALPRVRDFRGISANAFDGRGNYALGVKEQLIFPEIEYDKIDKIRGMDIVICTTAQTDEEARELLTLVGAPFER
- the rplR gene encoding 50S ribosomal protein L18, with amino-acid sequence MIKRPNTNAQRLKRHKRVRAKVFGTTERPRLNVFRSEKNIYAQVIDDVAGNTLVSASSLDKEIEGNGGNKTAARAVGKLVAERCKAKGIDTVVFDRGGYLYHGRVAELAEGAREGGLEF
- the rplQ gene encoding 50S ribosomal protein L17 codes for the protein MPGTRKLGKTTDQRMAMLRQQVTDFLDNGRMETTITRAKEIQPMAEKMITLGKKGDLAAYRQALSFITREDVAHKLFKEIAPEYAERNGGYTRIIRTGIRRGDAAETALIELVK
- the map gene encoding type I methionyl aminopeptidase; this encodes MITLKSAHEIELMRRAGKITAAARALAREMVKPGVTTHQIDKAVFDFIRSHGATPSFLHYNGYPASVCVSVNDEIIHGIPGPRVLQEGDVVSVDVGAYIGGVHGDCAGTYPCGKVSDEDMDLIRVTQESFFQGLKYAREGYRLSDISAAVQQYAESHGYSIVREYVGHGIGHHMHEPPEVPNFGKPGHGPRLLRGMTIAVEPMVNAGSAAIRQMPDGWTVKTADGKKAAHYENTILITAGDPELLTDASESLV
- the rpsK gene encoding 30S ribosomal protein S11, translating into MANAKTGKKVIRRRREKKNVEKGQVHIRSSFNNTMVTVTDAQGNALSWASSGGLGFRGSKKSTPFAAQSAAETAAKAAMEHGLKTVEVFVKGPGQGREAAIRALQAVGLEVTMIKDVTPIPHNGCRPPKRRRV
- the rpsH gene encoding 30S ribosomal protein S8, whose translation is MHITDPVADMLTRIRNANNAKHETVDVPASNMKKSIAQILLDEGYIKAYQVVDDGTQGTIHITLKYNAGKEKVISGLRRVSKPGLRVYVGADELPRVLRGLGIAIVSTSKGVMTDKAARAAHVGGEVLAFVW
- a CDS encoding KOW domain-containing RNA-binding protein is translated as MDIAISNIVRSTAGRDKGDLFFVLATEGDFLLLADGKRRRVEDPKRKRRKHTELYGESHSPVAEKIRSGEKITNSELRKALAAFSGGNQDQEG
- the rpsE gene encoding 30S ribosomal protein S5, coding for MARFEREPSEYIEKVVATNRVSKTVKGGRVMKFSALMVVGDGKGKVGFGLGKAAEVPEAIRKGIEDAKKNMITVSLSGSTIPREIIGEAGAGRVLMKPAAPGTGVIAGGPVRIIMEAAGIKDIRTKCLRSNTAVNVVAATFEGLKALRTPEEVARTRGKSVDEIVG
- the rpmJ gene encoding 50S ribosomal protein L36, producing MKVRPSVKPMCEKCKIIRRKGRVMVICENPKHKQRQG
- the secY gene encoding preprotein translocase subunit SecY, with the protein product MIQTIKKAWGIPELRKKIIFTALILLIFRIGNAIPVPYVNTDLLSSYLEGMSTTVLGLYNVMSGGAFAQATVFALGVQPYINSSIIIQLLTIAIPALERLARDGGEEGKKKIQSITRYATVAIAILQGWGYYMLMKNYGILTEKSFWVALVIIASFIAGSSFVMWMGEQITEFGIGNGISIILFAGILSRVPSMVSSMISGLRAGTLAWWAAVLVVLGILALIVLITWVNGAERRIPVQYAKRQVGRKMYGGQASTLPMKVNMSGVLPIIFAQSIAMIPSTIAAFCKQPAEGTFWYGFLNAIDTKSVLYMIFYFLMIIAFSYFYATIQFNPVEISNNLKKNGGFIPGFRPGKPTTDFIKKVLNKVTLFGAIYLGVVAILPLLIGKIVGNSSLSIGGTSVIIVVGVALETVQALESQMLMRQYKGFLE
- the rpsM gene encoding 30S ribosomal protein S13 is translated as MARIAGIDLPKDKRIEIGLTYIYGIGRKSAQDILAQTGINPDTRVKDLTEAEEAKLREAIDQSYTVEGDLRRQVALDIKRLTEIGCYRGTRHRRGLPVRGQRSKTNARTRKGPKKTIANKKK
- the rplF gene encoding 50S ribosomal protein L6, with the protein product MSRIGRMPITVPAGVEVTIAENNVVTVKGPKGTLTQALRPEMILEQEGNVIHVKRPSDDKLHCALHGMTRALLHNMVVGVSEGFKKELEVNGIGYRAAKEGKNLVMNLGYSHQVIVPEIDGITIDVPAQNKIVISGPDKQKVGQFAAEVREKRPPEPYKGKGIKYVDEVIRRKVGKTGAKK
- the rpsQ gene encoding 30S ribosomal protein S17 gives rise to the protein MEEKRISSRKTRVGKVVSDKMDKTVVVAIEDRVAHPLYKKIVGRTYKLKAHDEENTCGVGDIVKVMETRPLSKDKRWRVVEIVEKAK
- the rplO gene encoding 50S ribosomal protein L15 — encoded protein: MKLNELSPAAGSTKEAYRKGRGSGSGNGKTAGRGHKGQKARSGGGTRIGFEGGQMPLARRIPKRGFNNIFAKPLEIINLTSLDKFEDGDIVTAEALLAKGILSKCEYGYKVLGNGKVTKKVTVQAAAFSQAAKEAIEAAGGKAEVI
- a CDS encoding adenylate kinase; amino-acid sequence: MKLILLGAPGAGKGTQAEILKKKLEIPTISTGNILRAAVKNGTPTGLKAKEYMDAGKLVPDEVIIGIINDRLQEPDCANGYILDGVPRTIAQAEAMEQAGISFDAVVAIEIPDEKIVARMGGRRVCEHCGASYHIVNIPPKTEGVCDVCGGKLVQRKDDDPETVRDRLEVYHRETEPLKGFYEARGILKTVEDQSTVDGTTQAILRALGVDA
- the rpsD gene encoding 30S ribosomal protein S4, which gives rise to MAKNMQPIAKRCKALGISPTVMGYSKKETKRNPGGQMRKKKSEYAIQLNEKQKVKFVYGILEKQFHMYYEKASRMPGKTGENLLTLVERRLDNVVYRLGFATTRREARQLVSHAHFTVNGQKVNIPSYLVRVGDVIEVKESSRSSAAFKRLTAEDAPLVTVPTWLERDKNALKGTVSRMPAREDIDMPIEEHLIVELYSK
- the rplX gene encoding 50S ribosomal protein L24 gives rise to the protein MNSLKIKKNDTVVVLSGKDKGKQGKVLGTIPSEAKVVVEGINKVTCHIKPRKQGEEGGITQREAAIYASKVQVVCPKCGKGTRVAYVIKDGKKARTCKKCGAEL
- a CDS encoding type Z 30S ribosomal protein S14: MAKKSMILKQQAPAKFSTRKYNRCKLCGRPHAYLRDYGVCRICFRTLAYKGEIPGVRKASW
- the rpmD gene encoding 50S ribosomal protein L30, producing MANLNIKLVKSLNGRLEKHIATANSMGLRKIGDTTVQPDNAQTKGKIAKIGYLLQVTEVE
- a CDS encoding DNA-directed RNA polymerase subunit alpha, which gives rise to MIEIEKPQIECVETPGDASYGKYVIEPLERGYGTTLGNALRRILLSSLPGTAATSIKIAGVQHEFSTIPGVKEDVTEIVLNVKNLLTKLHCEGTKTVFIEAAGPCEVTAGDIKPDGEVEVLNPELHIATLDVGATLSMEITLSHGRGYVSADRNKALRAGVIGVIPIDSIYTPVYKVNYTVENTRVGNLSDFDKLTLEVWTDSTITARDAVSLGAKILCDHFALFTDLSDTMGDKSTVVEKAPDDKDKMLEMTIEELDLSVRSFNCLKRANINTVEDLISKTEDEMMKVRNLGRKSLEEVINKLAMMGLSLADEENN
- the rplN gene encoding 50S ribosomal protein L14; the protein is MIQQESYLKVADNTGAKEIKCIRVLGGSKRKYGNIGDVIVASVRKSAPGGQVKKGEVVKAVIVRSAKGVRRADGTYVRFDDNAAVLIKDDKNPRGTRIFGPVARELRDKDYMKILSLAPEVI